One window from the genome of Pelobates fuscus isolate aPelFus1 chromosome 13, aPelFus1.pri, whole genome shotgun sequence encodes:
- the DLL4 gene encoding delta-like protein 4 — MKMESNRITGLTLLLMVLQQVSSSGVFQLELHEFVNAKGMLANGGSCLPNCKTLFKICLKHYQTVVSPGSCTFGSVVTPVLGFNSFTIRETEGFTNPIRLPFNFTWPKTFSLIIEAVHSPAVVRGSNLEERLISQFAIQKPLNVSSEWTRDVQIDKQIQLRYSYRVVCSEHYYGESCSRLCKPRDDRFGHYICEADGSISCLKGWKGEYCSEPICMDGCSDQNGYCNKPGECTCRPGWQGGFCNECIPHNGCRHGTCKIPWQCICDEGWGGLFCDQDLNYCTHHKPCKNGATCMNTGQGSYTCSCRDGFSGVNCEEKINECDSNPCRNGGSCTDVESGYICECPQGYYGIHCENSVLNCADSPCFNGGTCRERELGASYSCNCPLGYTGSNCEKKVDRCTRNSCQNGGQCFDTGYTQQCQCSPGFKGPTCAINIDDCARTPCSNGGTCFDLIGDYHCSCPPGYSGKSCEVKTSEEKTSDECTYNPCRNGGTCRVGPHENRLTCICPPEYMGNLCEYMDPKYTKEDFDFPWVAVFMGAGLVGLLVLMCMVLMVVRHFRQQPLQDTKAMNNLSDFQKDNLIPASQLKNINKKKDLEVDCSLEKSNYKLKNHTLDYNLVNGRLSGISNGIGKGDKFHISEKSLEEEEKFPLRLHSEKPECRISTICSPRDSMYQSIYVIAEEQNECVIATEV, encoded by the exons ATGAAGATGGAGTCAAATCGCATCACTGGGTTGACGTTACTCTTAATGGTTTTACAACAG GTGTCTAGCTCTGGGGTCTTCCAATTGGAGCTTCATGAATTTGTCAATGCCAAGGGGATGTTGGCAAATGGAGGGTCGTGTTTACCCAACTGCAAGACCCTCTTCAAGATTTGCTTAAAACATTACCAGACGGTGGTCTCTCCAGGATCCTGCACATTCGGCAGCGTGGTCACCCCGGTTCTTGGATTCAACTCATTCACCATTAGGGAAACCGAAGGCTTTACCAACCCCATTAGGCTACCCTTCAACTTCACGTGGCCG AAAACTTTTTCACTGATTATTGAAGCTGTTCATTCTCCTGcag TGGTTAGAGGTTCCAATCTCGAAGAACGACTGATAAGCCAGTTTGCAATTCAAAAGCCACTTAATGTAAGTTCAGAATGGACCAGAGATGTTCAAATAGACAAACAGATCCAACTGAGATATTCTTACCGAGTGGTCTGCAGTGAACACTACTACGGGGAAAGTTGTTCAAGACTATGCAAACCTCGAGATGATCGGTTTGGACATTATATCTGTGAGGCTGATGGCAGCATATCCTGTCTGAAAGgatggaaaggggaatattgcTCAGAAC CAATTTGCATGGAtggctgcagtgatcaaaatggaTATtgcaataaaccaggagaatgcAC GTGTCGTCCTGGTTGGCAAGGAGGTTTCTGCAACGAATGCATCCCCCATAATGGGTGTCGACATGGGACATGTAAAATCCCATGGCAGTGCATATGTGACGAAGGTTGGGGAGGACTTTTTTGTGACCAAG ACCTGAACTACTGTACCCATCATAAACCTTGTAAAAACGGTGCCACGTGTATGAATACAGGGCAGGGCAGCTACACATGCTCTTGTCGGGATGGTTTTAGTGGTGTCAACTGCGAGGAGAAGATCAACGAGTGTGATAGCAATCCTTGCAGGAACGGGGGCAGCTGTACG GATGTGGAAAGTGGCTATATATGTGAATGTCCTCAAGGTTATTATGGAATCCACTGCGAAAATAGTGTATTAAACTGTGCTGATTCTCCGTGCTTTAATGGTGGTACATGTCGAGAACGAGAACTGGGGGCTAGCTACTCCTGTAACTGCCCATTGGGCTATACTGGTTCCAACTGTGAAAAGAAAGTGGACAGATGTACTAGGAATTCCTGCCAGAATG GGGGCCAATGTTTTGACACTGGTTACACTCAACAGTGCCAATGCAGTCCTGGTTTTAAAGGCCCGACCTGTGCAATTAATATAGATGATTGTGCCAGGACGCCATGTTCTAACGGAGGGACCTGCTTTGATTTGATTGGTGATTACCACTGTAGCTGTCCACCAGGATACAGCGGGAAGTCTTGTGAAGTGAAAACCAGTGAGGAGAAAACCAGTGACGAGTGCACCTACAACCCTTGCCGAAATGGTGGGACATGCCGTGTAGGGCCCCATGAAAATAGACTTACATGTATTTGTCCTCCTGAATACATGGGAAACCTTTGTGAATACATGGATCCCAAATACACAAAAGAAGACTTTGACTTTCCTTGGGTGGCAGTGTTCATGGGGGCTGGCTTGGTGGGGCTCCTAGTCTTAATGTGTATGGTCTTGATGGTTGTCAGACATTTTCGTCAACAACCCCTGCAGGATACTAAAGCAATGAACAATCTATCTGATTTCCAAAAAGACAATCTGATCCCTGCATCGCaactaaaaaatataaacaagaaGAAAGATCTAGAAGTGGACTGCAGTCTAGAAAAATCTAACTACAAGCTGAAAAATCACACATTAGACTATAACCTAGTGAATGGACGCCTAAGTGGTATCAGTAATGGAATTGGAAAAGGGGACAAGTTCCATATCAGTGAAAAGTCtttagaagaagaagagaaaTTCCCTCTCCGTTTACACAG TGAGAAGCCAGAGTGTAGAATATCAACGATATGTTCACCAAGGGATTCAATGTACCAGTCAATTTATGTGATAGCAGAGGAACAGAACGAATGTGTGATAGCCACAGAG GTGTAA